A region from the Triticum urartu cultivar G1812 chromosome 1, Tu2.1, whole genome shotgun sequence genome encodes:
- the LOC125533133 gene encoding FBD-associated F-box protein At4g10400-like, translating to MEEVAPKSPTSVGAGDQQVPPGDGGGEEHVGLDDLDLISRLPDEVLGTVISLLPTRDGARTQVLSRRWRPLWLSSNAPLNLGADFALRGEECTLCCATHECMHKRIAFVSKILADHPGPTRRFALHLVYWPNIPGVVDGWFRSRPLSGLQDLEVVNKSSRYVLLPSHALIRFAPTLCLLSLSQCRFPDLGVPPSFPHLKELIMYDVGISEDSFKTFISRCSVLQSVSLHNMECGRLCINSPTIRSMSFYGRWRSVITFQELVIEDAPSLERLVPLDPDGGPATIRIIQAPKLKILGLLSGGISTLRIGTTVFQKMVAVSLITKMHTVKILLLDTIGPNLDSVVNFLKCFPCLEKLYVILHLEKDINNVREHDPLDPIECLELNLKKVVLKNYDGIKRAIINFAKFFILNAKVLEEMEIGVLGHGNDKRMQYLHEELQAENRASQDAQIELKRDVRQDFKHHRHTHDFSVADPFDRPCGRLL from the exons ATGGAGGAGGTAGCCCCCAAGAGCCCTACATCCGTTGGAGCCGGCGACCAGCAAGTACCACCTggagatggcggcggcgaggagcaTGTAGGCCTCGATGACCTAGACCTCATCAGCCGCCTCCCCGACGAGGTGCTCGGCAccgtcatctccctcctccccacCAGGGACGGCGCGCGCACGCAGGTCCTCTCGCGCCGGTGGCGTCCCCTCTGGCTCTCGTCCAATGCGCCGCTCAACCTCGGCGCTGACTTCGCCCTCCGTGGGGAGGAGTGCACCCTCTGTTGTGCCACCCATGAGTGCATGCACAAGCGCATCGCCTTCGTCTCCAAGATCCTCGCCGACCACCCAGGCCCGACCCGACGCTTTGCGCTCCACCTCGTATACTGGCCCAACATCCCGGGCGTTGTCGACGGCTGGTTCCGCTCCAGGCCACTCTCCGGCCTTCAGGACCTCGAGGTCGTCAACAAATCGAGCCGCTACGTGCTGCTGCCATCGCACGCGCTGATCCGCTTCGCGCCCACGCTTTGCCTGCTCAGCCTCAGCCAGTGTCGATTTCCGGACCTGGGTGTGCCACCGAGTTTTCCGCACCTCAAAGAGCTTATCATGTACGATGTCGGTATCTCGGAGGACTCTTTCAAAACCTTCATCTCCAGGTGCTCTGTTTTGCAAAGCGTTTCACTCCACAACATGGAATGTGGTCGCCTTTGCATCAACTCGCCGACTATCAGGAGCATGAGCTTCTACGGCCGTTGGAGAAGTGTCATCACTTTTCAGGAGCTGGTCATTGAGGACGCCCCTTCCCTTGAGAGGTTGGTACCACTTGATCCAGACGGTGGTCCAGCGACCATCCGCATAATCCAGGCACCTAAACTGAAGATACTTGGTTTGTTATCTGGAGGCATATCCACACTCCGCATTGGAACCACCGTTTTTCAG AAAATGGTTGCCGTCAGCTTGATAACCAAAATGCACACAGTTAAGATTTTACTTCTTGACACTATTGGTCCTAATCTGGACTCGGTTGTTAACTTCCTCAAGTGCTTCCCTTGCTTGGAGAAGTTGTATGTCATT TTGCATCTAGAAAAGGATATTAACAATGTGCGGGAGCATGACCCACTTGATCCAATTGAATGCCTTGAACTCAATCTAAAAAAGGTGGTGTTGAAGAATTATGATGGTATCAAGAGGGCAATAATTAATTTTGCCAAGTTCTTTATTTTGAATGCCAAAGTGCTGGAGGAAATGGAAATCGGAGTCCTCGGCCACGGCAATGACAAACGGATGCAGTATCTACATGAAGAGCTACAGGCGGAGAATAGAGCTTCTCAAGATGCACAAATTGAACTAAAGAGGGATGTACGACAAGATTTCAAACACCATAGGCATACCCATGATTTTTCGGTGGCGGACCCTTTTGATAGGCCCTGTGGACGGTTGCTATAG